A window of Oncorhynchus tshawytscha isolate Ot180627B linkage group LG10, Otsh_v2.0, whole genome shotgun sequence contains these coding sequences:
- the LOC112238421 gene encoding neuropeptide Y receptor type 2-like produces MDYLSPANISQDASLLFSDAGPHGNDLYLGYRDYDPGIDDPTTEDSSPLPPLPPLYADTPLLDLGDLGGYGPGVGGYGDSSLAGLGDSTKLVGVQVVLILAYSTIILLGVVGNSLVIYVVYRFKTLRTVTNFFIANLAVADLLVNTLCLPFTLVYTLLGEWKFGQLLCFLLPYAQGLAVHVSTVTLNVIALDRHRCIVYHLETRMRKDVCFGVIAATWVLSAVLASPLAIFREYGTFNLAPGQFIQVCTEKWPGSSTDGTVYSISMLLLQYVLPLAVISFAYARIWSKLRSHMSPAGRNDRHRRRRKTTKMLVTMVVVFAVSWLPFHAFQLATDIDSSVLDMRDFRLLYTLFHVVAMCSTFANPLLYGWMNSNYRTAFTTVFRCEQRMDSVHPKGGRDGGGGGRDGGGKEGEGVGKAGGEEEGLKEGGGGGGGGGGGGGGTKMDLEAQDIVTNHLNATDL; encoded by the exons ATGGATTACCTCTCTCCAGCCAACATCTCCCAAGATGCATCCCTTCTCTTTTCCGACGCCGGTCCCCACGGCAACGACCTTTACCTCGGTTACCGTGACTACGACCCCGGCATTGACGACCCCACCACGGAAGATTCGTCGCCCCTCCCGCCCCTCCCGCCCCTCTACGCAGACACCCCCCTCCTGGATTTGGGAGACTTGGGGGGGTACGGTCCCGGGGTGGGGGGGTATGGGGACAGCTCTCTGGCAGGACTGGGAGACAGTACTAAGCTAGTAGGGGTCCAGGTGGTTTTAATCCTGGCCTACAGTACCATTATACTACTAGGAGTAGTGGGGAACTCTCTGGTCATATACGTGGTGTATCGCTTCAAGACGCTGAGGACGGTGACTAACTTCTTCATAGCTAACCTCGCCGTCG ctgaccTCCTGGTGAATACATTATGTCTCCCCTTCACGTTGGTCTATACTCTGCTCGGGGAGTGGAAGTTTGGCCAGCTGCTTTGTTTCCTGCTTCCCTATGCACAGGGATTGGCTGTCCACGTATCCACGGTGACGCTCAACGTCATAGCCCTCGATAGACACAG gtgTATAGTGTACCACCTGGAGACCAGGATGAGAAAGGATGTGTGTTTCGGGGTGATTGCCGCCACATGGGTACTGAGTGCGGTGCTGGCCAGTCCACTAGCTATCTTCAGAGAGTATGGGACCTTCAATCTGGCTCCAGGACAGTTTATACAG gtGTGTACAGAGAAGTGGCCGGGCAGCTCGACAGACGGGACAGTCTATTCAATCTCTATGCTCCTCCTCCAATACGTTCTCCCTCTAGCCGTCATCTCCTTCGCCTACGCTCGTATCTGGTCCAAACTCCGTTCCCACATGTCCCCCGCCGGCCGCAATGACCGTCATCGCCGCCGACGCAAAACCACCAAGATGCTGGTGACCATGGTCGTGGTGTTCGCGGTCAGCTGGCTGCCGTTCCACGCTTTTCAATTGGCCACGGATATCGACAGCTCCGTCTTGGACATGAGGGATTTTAGACTGCTGTACACGCTGTTCCACGTGGTGGCCATGTGCTCAACGTTCGCCAACCCTCTGCTCTACGGGTGGATGAACAGCAACTATCGCACCGCGTTCACGACCGTGTTCCGCTGTGAGCAGAGAATGGATAGTGTGCATccgaagggaggaagagatggaggaggaggaggaagagatggaggagggaaggaaggagagggggtagggaAGGCAGGAGGTGAAGAAGAAGGATTGAAAGagggaggcggaggaggaggaggaggaggaggaggaggaggagggacgaAGATGGACCTAGAGGCCCAGGACATTGTGACGAACCATCTCAATGCTACAGACCTCTGA